A region of Gadus morhua chromosome 18, gadMor3.0, whole genome shotgun sequence DNA encodes the following proteins:
- the cmn gene encoding calymmin isoform X9 encodes MGLYRGVSRATGQVMRTAVFLLFLQEVQMRGYGPAGGVPNGYAAGYGSTYGVPNGQRAPTNGMEVQNGRGIGRMLMPSKGVGRPSGAQNGQGREPIKGAGGAAFARPQSNGNGAHAGKQYGQGTKGNGYGAQFGPSSRQAMNGNGYGAHAGQANGQGTKGNGYAAQAGQNNGQANKGNGYAAHAGPSNGQATKGNGYGAQAGQGNGQSTKGNGYGAHAGPNNGQATKGNGYSAHAGPNNGQLTKGNGYGAQAGQGNGQANKGNGYGAHAGPNNGQATKGNGYGLHPGPNNGQGTKGNGYGAHAGTNNGQATKGNGYGAHAGQGNGQANKGNGYGAQAGQGYGQATKGNGYGAQAGQGNGQSTKGNGYGAHAGPANGQGTKGNGYGAHAGQANGKAAKGNGYGAHAGQANGRNAHLGATGKPTKGNGQPTYGAGQGLGVNQGPQLAGNPMTGGYGAQPSRGPAKTAGYQRAGSALGAGFLPGGMKGPKPAGYGSQNGQGAKPNGYQPAAAVPNGYGARFNGYGAHAGPTNGQGTKGNGYGAQAGTANGQGTKGNGYGAQAGPANGQGSKGNGYGAQAGLANGQGTKGNGYGAGAGVAKGNQGQAKGVLAGFLPGRGNPSPAADKAVYSGVPNGYVAQPNGYDPAAAEAAGGPANGYGAKQKGYGAPEAGAVSPSAAALGPSAGADGPGSAVKGVNGDYDRGVQTGKGQSGTQSADQQKVSNNKGESGVSPDHIHESLSGFPLVDTHGKPQEMPPTQLQSHSSSPEPDITPEPKPAEPEPEPTQDQNVTQHPEERVTDVLLEATPQPGVTESGPEVPQGTQSTPEMGYLTGSELPEQNAPVTALLPGPELTGLLAPEGVDGLAPLPETVATTKGDIGQELVPERAVIQHQLPTPGEGSLVEIASKPEKSAGASISVEGSKAAKPDCGLATAGGQWMKIPRPDYGAELGPSGTNQKGYGAGAAFLNKFGGKPNGRTAGPYPNGGGAYPNGGGPYPNGGGAYPNGGGAYPNGGGAYPNGGGAYPNGGGAYPNGGGAKASKPGYGAGKGGGYNVPGHGAGFGSPYGQQQPGFGQGAYPGAGHYGNPSFGGAPANGYGYGAGVQPEYAGLPAVNGKAGHGYGAGVQPEYAGLGQGVPAFNGQSGHLGGVGNRGQNTKGQYGAAVPVGLDGSSQFEAQPVGMDAAGKMGGAGKMGGAGKMGGAYGGAYGGMGGLPYGGQGMGPQKSLTKYGIGGLPFAGQPVALGPGAGQYGYGAGQGGHNSPGLGAGYGGPYGGQAPGADGKSAAKYVQGYGGWPSEYQPQGAFAGPQYQPEAAGDAKTKSSGGYSAGKVPYTKEPLDTAGEPESQQLGAGDIRSGQYEMAGLTYDPASLEPETAVKSYVKEVAPSTVPEVEGEGKSLNNYGDKSSKYNKQGFFGTAGYQG; translated from the exons ATGGGGTTGTATCGGGGGGTTTCCCGGGCGACGGGCCAGGTGATGCGGACGGCGGTGTTCCTGCTGTTCCTGCAGGAGGTGCAGATGAGAG GATATGGACCTGCTGGTGGGGTTCCCAACGGATACGCTGCGG GTTATGGCTCTACTTATGGAGTACCCAACGGACAAAGAGCTCCAACAAATG GAATGGAAGTTCAAAATGGCCGCGGCATCGGAAGAATGTTGATGCCTTCTAAAG GTGTGGGCAGGCCTTCAGGGGCTCAGAACGGACAGGGAAGGGAGCCAATCAAAGGGGCAG GTGGCGCTGCCTTCGCTCGTCCCCAGTCTAATG GTAATGGTGCCCATGCAGGAAAACAATATGGACAGGGAACTAAAGGAAACG GATATGGggctcaatttggaccttcaagcAGACAGGCCATGAACGGAAACG GTTACGGTGCTCACGCAGGACAGGCGAACGGACAGGGAACCAAAGGAAACG GTTACGCTGCGCAAGCAGGACAAAATAATGGACAAGCAAACAAAGGAAATG GTTACGCTGCACACGCAGGACCAAGTAATGGACAAGCAACCAAAGGAAACG GTTATGGTGCTCAGGCCGGACAAGGCAACGGACAGTCAACTAAAGGAAATG GTTATGGTGCACACGCTGGACCAAATAATGGACAAGCAACCAAAGGAAACG GTTACAGTGCTCATGCCGGACCAAATAATGGACAATTAACCAAAGGAAATG GTTATGGTGCTCAGGCAGGGCAAGGCAACGGACAAGCAAACAAAGGAAACG GATACGGTGCACACGCTGGACCAAATAATGGACAAGCAACTAAAGGAAACG GTTACGGTCTTCACCCAGGACCGAATAATGGACAGGGAACCAAAGGAAACG GTTATGGTGCACACGCAGGAACAAATAATGGACAAGCAACCAAAGGAAACG GTTATGGTGCACACGCAGGACAAGGCAATGGACAAGCAAACAAGGGAAACG gTTATGGTGCTCAGGCAGGGCAAGGCTACGGACAGGCAACCAAAGGAAACG GTTATGGCGCTCAGGCAGGGCAAGGCAACGGACAGTCAACCAAAGGAAATG GTTACGGGGCCCACGCTGGACCAGCTAATGGACAGGGAACGAAAGGAAACG GTTATGGTGCACATGCAGGTCAAGCTAATGGGAAAGCAGCCAAAGGCAACG GTTATGGCGCCCATGCTGGACAGGCTAACGGAAGAAACG CTCACCTCGGAGCCACCGGTAAACCAACGAAGGGCAACGGACAACCAACCTATG GAGCAGGTCAGGGCCTCGGTGTCAACCAGGGCCCCCAGCTGGCTGGGAACCCCATGACAG GAGGTTATGGAGCTCAGCCCAGCAGAG GTCCTGCAAAGACTGCTGGGTACCAAAGGGCCGGTTCAGCGCTAGGAGCTGGGTTCCTCCCAGGAGGGATGAAGGGGCCAAAGCCAG CTGGTTATGGGTCTCAGAACGGTCAAGGTGCCAAACCAAACG GCTACCAGCCAGCTGCTGCTGTGCCTAATGGCTATGGAGCCCGGTTCAACG GTTATGGTGCGCATGCAGGACCAACTAATGGACAAGGAACCAAAGGAAACG GTTATGGTGCCCAAGCAGGAACAGCTAATGGACAAGGAACCAAAGGAAACG GTTATGGTGCCCAAGCAGGACCAGCTAATGGACAAGGAAGCAAAGGAAACG GTTATGGTGCACAGGCTGGCTTGGCTAATGGACAAGGAACCAAAGGAAACG GTTATGGTGCTGGAGCCGGTGTTGCCAAGGGAAACCAAGGCCAGGCCAAAG GTGTGTTAGCTGGGTTCCTCCCAGGACGTGGCAACCCCAGCCCGGCAGCAGATAAAGCAG TTTATTCTGGTGTTCCAAACGGATACGTAGCCCAACCAAATG GTTACGACCCCGCCGCGGCAGAAGCAGCAGGAGGTCCTGCGAACGGATATGGCGCTAAGCAGAAGG GCTATGGCGCGCCTGAAGCTGGAGCCGTCTCCCCGAGCGCTGCAGCTCTGGGGCCCAGCGCTGGAGCTGACGGGCCTGGCTCTGCAGTCAAAGGAGTCAACGGTG ACTACGATAGGGGAGTTCAAACGGGGAAGGGCCAATCGGGAACTCAGAGTGCGGATCAGCAGAAGGTATCTAACAACAAGGGTGAGAGCGGAGTCTCACCAGACCACATCCATGAGTCCCTGAGCGGGTTCCCTCTAGTGGACACGCACGGGAAGCCCCAGGAGATGCCTCCAACGCAGCTCCAGTCACACAGCTCCTCACCAGAACCAGACATTACCCCAGAGCCCAAACcagcagaaccagaaccagaacccacCCAAGACCAGAACGTGACCCAGCACCCTGAAGAGCGTGTGACTGATGTTCTGCTAGAGGCCACCCCCCAGCCAGGAGTAACAGAGTCTGGACCTGAGGTTCCTCAGGGAACGCAGTCCACTCCTGAAATGG GGTATTTGACGGGCAGCGAACTGCCCGAGCAGAACGCCCCAGTGACGGCACTCCTCCCTGGGCCCGAGCTCACCGGCCTGCTGGCCCCTGAGGGGGTCGACGGTCTCGCACCGCTACCCGAAACCGTGGCGACCACTAAAGGGGACATCGGCCAGGAGTTGGTGCCAGAGAGGGCGGTCATCCAGCACCAGCTACCGACACCCGGCGAGGGCTCTCTGGTTGAGATCGCTAGCAAACCTG AGAAGAGTGCCGGGGCTTCCATCAGTGTGGAGGGGTCTAAAGCTGCCAAACCAG ACTGTGGACTCGCCACAGCAGGGGGCCAGTGGATGAAGATCCCCAGACCTG ATTATGGAGCAGAACTGGGGCCCTCTGGTACCAACCAGAAAG GTTATGGCGCAGGAGCTGCTTTCCTGAACAAATTTGGAGGAAAACCAAACG GTCGCACTGCAGGGCCTTACCCTAATGGAGGAGGGGCTTATCCTAATGGAGGAGGGCCTTACCCTAATGGAGGAGGGGCTTATCCTAATGGAGGAGGGGCTTATCCTAATGGAGGAGGCGCTTATCCTAATGGAGGAGGGGCTTATCCTAATGGAGGAGGGGCTTATCCTAATGGAGGAGGGGCTAAAGCATCCAAACCAG GTTATGGTGCTGGAAAAGGAGGTGGATACAATGTACCAGGACATGGAGCAG GTTTTGGTTCCCCTTACGGTCAACAACAGCCAG GGTTCGGGCAAGGGGCGTACCCTGGGGCTGGTCACTATGGTAACCCATCGTTTGGAGGGGCACCGGCCAACG GTTATGGCTACGGGGCCGGAGTACAACCAGAGTATGCAG GACTCCCTGCTGTGAATGGAAAAGCAG GTCATGGCTATGGGGCAGGAGTTCAACCAGAATACGCag GTCTTGGTCAAGGAGTGCCTGCTTTCAATGGACAATCAG GTCATCTGGGGGGAGTTGGAAACAGAGGACAGAACACTAAGGGACAATATG GTGCAGCTGTCCCTGTAGGACTAGACG GAAGCAGTCAGTTTGAGGCCCAGCCAGTCGGAATGGACGCAGCAGGGAAAATGGGCGGAGCCGGGAAGATGGGCGGAGCCGGGAAGATGGGCGGGGCTTACGGGGGCGCGTATGGCG GGATGGGAGGACTGCCGTACGGGGGCCAGGGGATGGGCCCCCAGAAATCCCTCACTAAGTATG GGATTGGAGGACTCCCATTCGCTGGTCAACCCGTGGCCCTGGGGCCAGGGGCCGGACAGTACG GTTATGGTGCTGGACAAGGAGGGCACAATTCACCAGGATTAGGAGCag GGTACGGAGGACCTTATGGAGGACAGGCTCCTGGGGCTGATGGGAAATCTGCTGCCAAATATGTTCAAG GTTATGGAGGATGGCCGTCTGAATATCAGCCACAAGGAGCATTTg CTGGACCACAGTACCAGCCAGAAGCAGCAGGGGATGCTAAAACGAAGTCCTCAGGAGGATATA GTGCTGGAAAGGTTCCCTACACCAAAGAGCCCCTCGATACTGCTG GCGAGCCAGAGTCCCAGCAGCTGGGTGCAGGTGACATCAGATCTGGACAATACG AAATGGCCGGCCTGACCTATGACCCTGCATCCCTGGAGCCAGAGACGGCGGTGAAATCCTACG TGAAGGAAGTTGCTCCGAGCACCGTGCCAGaggtggaaggagaggggaagtCACTCAATAACTACG GTGAC
- the cmn gene encoding calymmin isoform X8, which translates to MGLYRGVSRATGQVMRTAVFLLFLQEVQMRGYGPAGGVPNGYAAGYGSTYGVPNGQRAPTNGMEVQNGRGIGRMLMPSKGVGRPSGAQNGQGREPIKGAGGAAFARPQSNGNGAHAGKQYGQGTKGNGYGAQFGPSSRQAMNGNGYGAHAGQANGQGTKGNGYAAQAGQNNGQANKGNGYAAHAGPSNGQATKGNGYGAHAGPNNGQATKGNGYGAHAGTNNGQATKGNGYSAHAGPNNGQLTKGNGYGAQAGQGNGQANKGNGYGAHAGPNNGQATKGNGYGLHPGPNNGQGTKGNGYGAHAGTNNGQATKGNGYGAHAGQGNGQANKGNGYGAQAGQGYGQATKGNGYGAQAGQGNGQSTKGNGYGAHAGPANGQGTKGNGYGAHAGQANGKAAKGNGYGAHAGQANGRNAHLGATGKPTKGNGQPTYGAGQGLGVNQGPQLAGNPMTGGYGAQPSRGPAKTAGYQRAGSALGAGFLPGGMKGPKPAGYGSQNGQGAKPNGYQPAAAVPNGYGARFNGYGAHAGPTNGQGTKGNGYGAQAGTANGQGTKGNGYGAQAGPANGQGSKGNGYGAQAGLANGQGTKGNGYGAGAGVAKGNQGQAKGVLAGFLPGRGNPSPAADKAVYSGVPNGYVAQPNGYDPAAAEAAGGPANGYGAKQKGYGAPEAGAVSPSAAALGPSAGADGPGSAVKGVNGDYDRGVQTGKGQSGTQSADQQKVSNNKGESGVSPDHIHESLSGFPLVDTHGKPQEMPPTQLQSHSSSPEPDITPEPKPAEPEPEPTQDQNVTQHPEERVTDVLLEATPQPGVTESGPEVPQGTQSTPEMGYLTGSELPEQNAPVTALLPGPELTGLLAPEGVDGLAPLPETVATTKGDIGQELVPERAVIQHQLPTPGEGSLVEIASKPEKSAGASISVEGSKAAKPDCGLATAGGQWMKIPRPDYGAELGPSGTNQKGYGAGAAFLNKFGGKPNGRTAGPYPNGGGAYPNGGGPYPNGGGAYPNGGGAYPNGGGAYPNGGGAYPNGGGAYPNGGGAKASKPGYGAGKGGGYNVPGHGAGFGSPYGQQQPGFGQGAYPGAGHYGNPSFGGAPANGYGYGAGVQPEYAGLPAVNGKAGHGYGAGVQPEYAGLGQGVPAFNGQSGHLGGVGNRGQNTKGQYGAAVPVGLDGSSQFEAQPVGMDAAGKMGGAGKMGGAGKMGGAYGGAYGGMGGLPYGGQGMGPQKSLTKYGIGGLPFAGQPVALGPGAGQYGYGAGQGGHNSPGLGAGYGGPYGGQAPGADGKSAAKYVQGYGGWPSEYQPQGAFAGPQYQPEAAGDAKTKSSGGYSAGKVPYTKEPLDTAGEPESQQLGAGDIRSGQYEMAGLTYDPASLEPETAVKSYVKEVAPSTVPEVEGEGKSLNNYGDKSSKYNKQGFFGTAGYQG; encoded by the exons ATGGGGTTGTATCGGGGGGTTTCCCGGGCGACGGGCCAGGTGATGCGGACGGCGGTGTTCCTGCTGTTCCTGCAGGAGGTGCAGATGAGAG GATATGGACCTGCTGGTGGGGTTCCCAACGGATACGCTGCGG GTTATGGCTCTACTTATGGAGTACCCAACGGACAAAGAGCTCCAACAAATG GAATGGAAGTTCAAAATGGCCGCGGCATCGGAAGAATGTTGATGCCTTCTAAAG GTGTGGGCAGGCCTTCAGGGGCTCAGAACGGACAGGGAAGGGAGCCAATCAAAGGGGCAG GTGGCGCTGCCTTCGCTCGTCCCCAGTCTAATG GTAATGGTGCCCATGCAGGAAAACAATATGGACAGGGAACTAAAGGAAACG GATATGGggctcaatttggaccttcaagcAGACAGGCCATGAACGGAAACG GTTACGGTGCTCACGCAGGACAGGCGAACGGACAGGGAACCAAAGGAAACG GTTACGCTGCGCAAGCAGGACAAAATAATGGACAAGCAAACAAAGGAAATG GTTACGCTGCACACGCAGGACCAAGTAATGGACAAGCAACCAAAGGAAACG GTTATGGTGCACACGCTGGACCAAATAATGGACAAGCAACCAAAGGAAACG GTTATGGTGCACATGCAGGAACAAATAATGGACAAGCAACCAAAGGAAACG GTTACAGTGCTCATGCCGGACCAAATAATGGACAATTAACCAAAGGAAATG GTTATGGTGCTCAGGCAGGGCAAGGCAACGGACAAGCAAACAAAGGAAACG GATACGGTGCACACGCTGGACCAAATAATGGACAAGCAACTAAAGGAAACG GTTACGGTCTTCACCCAGGACCGAATAATGGACAGGGAACCAAAGGAAACG GTTATGGTGCACACGCAGGAACAAATAATGGACAAGCAACCAAAGGAAACG GTTATGGTGCACACGCAGGACAAGGCAATGGACAAGCAAACAAGGGAAACG gTTATGGTGCTCAGGCAGGGCAAGGCTACGGACAGGCAACCAAAGGAAACG GTTATGGCGCTCAGGCAGGGCAAGGCAACGGACAGTCAACCAAAGGAAATG GTTACGGGGCCCACGCTGGACCAGCTAATGGACAGGGAACGAAAGGAAACG GTTATGGTGCACATGCAGGTCAAGCTAATGGGAAAGCAGCCAAAGGCAACG GTTATGGCGCCCATGCTGGACAGGCTAACGGAAGAAACG CTCACCTCGGAGCCACCGGTAAACCAACGAAGGGCAACGGACAACCAACCTATG GAGCAGGTCAGGGCCTCGGTGTCAACCAGGGCCCCCAGCTGGCTGGGAACCCCATGACAG GAGGTTATGGAGCTCAGCCCAGCAGAG GTCCTGCAAAGACTGCTGGGTACCAAAGGGCCGGTTCAGCGCTAGGAGCTGGGTTCCTCCCAGGAGGGATGAAGGGGCCAAAGCCAG CTGGTTATGGGTCTCAGAACGGTCAAGGTGCCAAACCAAACG GCTACCAGCCAGCTGCTGCTGTGCCTAATGGCTATGGAGCCCGGTTCAACG GTTATGGTGCGCATGCAGGACCAACTAATGGACAAGGAACCAAAGGAAACG GTTATGGTGCCCAAGCAGGAACAGCTAATGGACAAGGAACCAAAGGAAACG GTTATGGTGCCCAAGCAGGACCAGCTAATGGACAAGGAAGCAAAGGAAACG GTTATGGTGCACAGGCTGGCTTGGCTAATGGACAAGGAACCAAAGGAAACG GTTATGGTGCTGGAGCCGGTGTTGCCAAGGGAAACCAAGGCCAGGCCAAAG GTGTGTTAGCTGGGTTCCTCCCAGGACGTGGCAACCCCAGCCCGGCAGCAGATAAAGCAG TTTATTCTGGTGTTCCAAACGGATACGTAGCCCAACCAAATG GTTACGACCCCGCCGCGGCAGAAGCAGCAGGAGGTCCTGCGAACGGATATGGCGCTAAGCAGAAGG GCTATGGCGCGCCTGAAGCTGGAGCCGTCTCCCCGAGCGCTGCAGCTCTGGGGCCCAGCGCTGGAGCTGACGGGCCTGGCTCTGCAGTCAAAGGAGTCAACGGTG ACTACGATAGGGGAGTTCAAACGGGGAAGGGCCAATCGGGAACTCAGAGTGCGGATCAGCAGAAGGTATCTAACAACAAGGGTGAGAGCGGAGTCTCACCAGACCACATCCATGAGTCCCTGAGCGGGTTCCCTCTAGTGGACACGCACGGGAAGCCCCAGGAGATGCCTCCAACGCAGCTCCAGTCACACAGCTCCTCACCAGAACCAGACATTACCCCAGAGCCCAAACcagcagaaccagaaccagaacccacCCAAGACCAGAACGTGACCCAGCACCCTGAAGAGCGTGTGACTGATGTTCTGCTAGAGGCCACCCCCCAGCCAGGAGTAACAGAGTCTGGACCTGAGGTTCCTCAGGGAACGCAGTCCACTCCTGAAATGG GGTATTTGACGGGCAGCGAACTGCCCGAGCAGAACGCCCCAGTGACGGCACTCCTCCCTGGGCCCGAGCTCACCGGCCTGCTGGCCCCTGAGGGGGTCGACGGTCTCGCACCGCTACCCGAAACCGTGGCGACCACTAAAGGGGACATCGGCCAGGAGTTGGTGCCAGAGAGGGCGGTCATCCAGCACCAGCTACCGACACCCGGCGAGGGCTCTCTGGTTGAGATCGCTAGCAAACCTG AGAAGAGTGCCGGGGCTTCCATCAGTGTGGAGGGGTCTAAAGCTGCCAAACCAG ACTGTGGACTCGCCACAGCAGGGGGCCAGTGGATGAAGATCCCCAGACCTG ATTATGGAGCAGAACTGGGGCCCTCTGGTACCAACCAGAAAG GTTATGGCGCAGGAGCTGCTTTCCTGAACAAATTTGGAGGAAAACCAAACG GTCGCACTGCAGGGCCTTACCCTAATGGAGGAGGGGCTTATCCTAATGGAGGAGGGCCTTACCCTAATGGAGGAGGGGCTTATCCTAATGGAGGAGGGGCTTATCCTAATGGAGGAGGCGCTTATCCTAATGGAGGAGGGGCTTATCCTAATGGAGGAGGGGCTTATCCTAATGGAGGAGGGGCTAAAGCATCCAAACCAG GTTATGGTGCTGGAAAAGGAGGTGGATACAATGTACCAGGACATGGAGCAG GTTTTGGTTCCCCTTACGGTCAACAACAGCCAG GGTTCGGGCAAGGGGCGTACCCTGGGGCTGGTCACTATGGTAACCCATCGTTTGGAGGGGCACCGGCCAACG GTTATGGCTACGGGGCCGGAGTACAACCAGAGTATGCAG GACTCCCTGCTGTGAATGGAAAAGCAG GTCATGGCTATGGGGCAGGAGTTCAACCAGAATACGCag GTCTTGGTCAAGGAGTGCCTGCTTTCAATGGACAATCAG GTCATCTGGGGGGAGTTGGAAACAGAGGACAGAACACTAAGGGACAATATG GTGCAGCTGTCCCTGTAGGACTAGACG GAAGCAGTCAGTTTGAGGCCCAGCCAGTCGGAATGGACGCAGCAGGGAAAATGGGCGGAGCCGGGAAGATGGGCGGAGCCGGGAAGATGGGCGGGGCTTACGGGGGCGCGTATGGCG GGATGGGAGGACTGCCGTACGGGGGCCAGGGGATGGGCCCCCAGAAATCCCTCACTAAGTATG GGATTGGAGGACTCCCATTCGCTGGTCAACCCGTGGCCCTGGGGCCAGGGGCCGGACAGTACG GTTATGGTGCTGGACAAGGAGGGCACAATTCACCAGGATTAGGAGCag GGTACGGAGGACCTTATGGAGGACAGGCTCCTGGGGCTGATGGGAAATCTGCTGCCAAATATGTTCAAG GTTATGGAGGATGGCCGTCTGAATATCAGCCACAAGGAGCATTTg CTGGACCACAGTACCAGCCAGAAGCAGCAGGGGATGCTAAAACGAAGTCCTCAGGAGGATATA GTGCTGGAAAGGTTCCCTACACCAAAGAGCCCCTCGATACTGCTG GCGAGCCAGAGTCCCAGCAGCTGGGTGCAGGTGACATCAGATCTGGACAATACG AAATGGCCGGCCTGACCTATGACCCTGCATCCCTGGAGCCAGAGACGGCGGTGAAATCCTACG TGAAGGAAGTTGCTCCGAGCACCGTGCCAGaggtggaaggagaggggaagtCACTCAATAACTACG GTGAC